Proteins from one Natrinema salinisoli genomic window:
- a CDS encoding DNA-binding protein, giving the protein MSGSPDDEKLEELRQKKMEQLQDRAESQGEGGQEAAQQQAEAQKKAVLRQHLTDEARKRLNTVKMSKPQFGEQVERQVVSLARSGRIQGKIDDDKMKQLLKELKPDSQSFDIQRR; this is encoded by the coding sequence ATGAGTGGTTCACCGGACGACGAAAAACTCGAGGAGCTCCGACAGAAAAAAATGGAACAGCTACAGGACCGCGCCGAGTCCCAGGGCGAGGGCGGGCAGGAAGCGGCCCAGCAGCAGGCCGAGGCCCAGAAGAAGGCCGTCCTCCGCCAGCACCTGACCGACGAGGCTCGCAAGCGGCTCAACACCGTCAAGATGAGCAAGCCCCAGTTCGGCGAGCAGGTCGAGCGACAGGTCGTCAGTCTCGCCCGGAGCGGCCGCATTCAGGGGAAGATCGACGACGACAAGATGAAACAGCTCCTCAAGGAGCTGAAACCCGATTCGCAGAGCTTCGACATTCAGCGCCGGTGA
- a CDS encoding CapA family protein — protein sequence MSVRIGFTGDVMLGRLVDDSQRRRSDDAVWGTVRERLRGLDGLVINLECVLSPRGREWQRTHRPFHFRADPDWAIPALEAAGVDVCALANNHVLDYEEGALRDTIDALEEAEIAHAGAGETIDEALEPAVRTIDGSGADGHDGLDVAVVSFTDNTPEYAADEESPGTARIEIDESRRDSRSRTRSADDVDDSETRRLVGDALGRARETDPDLLVASLHWGPNMVTEPPESFRAFARWLVEEGVDVVHGHSAHVFQGIEVHEGSPIVYDAGDFVDDYRVDRELRNDRSFLFVLTVTPEGRPTELRLHPTEIDDCAVAEASQDAAAWSRDRMRELSEPFGTEFDRDGDALVLSLER from the coding sequence ATGTCCGTTCGAATCGGCTTCACGGGCGACGTGATGCTCGGACGACTCGTCGACGATAGCCAGCGACGTCGGTCGGACGACGCCGTCTGGGGGACCGTTCGCGAGCGGTTACGGGGCCTGGACGGACTGGTGATCAACCTCGAGTGCGTGCTCTCGCCCCGCGGGCGAGAGTGGCAGCGCACCCACCGTCCGTTTCATTTCCGGGCCGACCCGGACTGGGCGATCCCGGCACTCGAGGCGGCCGGCGTCGACGTCTGTGCGCTGGCGAACAACCACGTCCTCGACTACGAGGAGGGAGCGCTACGGGACACGATCGATGCGCTCGAGGAAGCCGAAATCGCCCACGCGGGTGCCGGTGAGACGATCGACGAGGCGCTCGAGCCGGCGGTTCGGACGATCGACGGCTCCGGCGCGGACGGCCACGACGGACTCGACGTGGCGGTCGTCTCGTTCACCGACAACACGCCGGAGTACGCCGCCGACGAGGAGTCGCCGGGAACGGCCCGGATCGAAATCGACGAGTCGCGACGCGACTCGCGCAGTCGGACGCGGTCCGCCGACGACGTCGACGACTCCGAGACGAGACGACTCGTGGGTGACGCGCTCGGGCGCGCACGCGAGACGGATCCGGACCTGCTGGTCGCCTCGCTGCACTGGGGGCCGAACATGGTCACGGAGCCTCCCGAGTCGTTCCGGGCGTTCGCCCGCTGGCTGGTCGAGGAGGGCGTCGACGTCGTTCACGGCCACAGCGCCCACGTCTTTCAGGGCATCGAGGTCCACGAGGGGAGTCCGATCGTCTACGACGCGGGCGACTTCGTCGACGACTACCGGGTCGATCGGGAGTTACGGAACGACCGGAGCTTCCTGTTCGTCCTCACCGTGACGCCCGAGGGCCGCCCGACCGAACTCCGATTGCATCCGACCGAGATCGACGACTGTGCAGTGGCCGAGGCGAGCCAGGACGCGGCGGCGTGGTCCCGCGATCGAATGCGCGAGTTGTCCGAACCGTTCGGCACCGAGTTCGATCGGGACGGCGACGCGCTCGTCCTCTCCCTCGAGCGGTGA
- a CDS encoding DUF7123 family protein: MSMSTTAQTSTESKEIRLKRYLRERAEDGELYFKGKFIADDVGMSPKEIGALMAKLSDSVSDLEIEKWSYTSATTWRVAPA, translated from the coding sequence ATGTCGATGAGCACGACAGCCCAAACCTCCACGGAAAGCAAGGAAATCCGCCTGAAACGCTACCTGCGCGAACGTGCCGAAGACGGTGAGCTGTACTTCAAAGGTAAGTTCATCGCCGACGACGTCGGAATGTCTCCCAAAGAGATCGGCGCGCTGATGGCCAAGCTCTCGGACTCGGTCAGCGACCTCGAGATCGAGAAGTGGTCGTACACGAGCGCGACCACGTGGCGCGTCGCCCCCGCCTGA
- a CDS encoding 30S ribosomal protein S19e: MATMYDVPADDLIEALADDLADRLEEPEWGKFAKSGVDKELPPEQEDFWATRAASLLRKVADRGPVGVERLSTEYGGAKGGSNRYRVAPDKRVDGSKNLIRTILQQLEEEDLVETAEGEGRRITADGRSLLDETAGDVLEELDRPELERYA; this comes from the coding sequence ATGGCTACGATGTACGACGTTCCGGCGGACGACCTCATCGAGGCGCTCGCCGACGATCTCGCGGATCGACTCGAGGAACCGGAGTGGGGCAAGTTCGCCAAGAGCGGTGTCGACAAGGAACTGCCGCCAGAACAGGAGGACTTCTGGGCCACTCGCGCCGCGAGTCTCCTGCGCAAGGTCGCCGACCGCGGCCCCGTCGGCGTCGAACGACTTTCGACCGAGTACGGCGGTGCGAAGGGCGGCTCCAACCGCTACCGAGTCGCACCCGACAAGCGCGTCGACGGCTCGAAGAACCTGATCCGAACGATCCTCCAGCAGCTCGAGGAAGAGGATCTCGTCGAGACCGCCGAGGGCGAGGGTCGCCGGATCACCGCCGACGGACGAAGCCTCCTCGACGAGACTGCAGGCGACGTCCTCGAAGAACTCGACCGTCCGGAACTCGAGCGCTACGCGTAA
- a CDS encoding site-2 protease family protein: MDHGSFAFVSPPEIFGSELVTWVLVGLLLYWVAIIAVRNAGYLPDYIGTQGPILTFHTKRGRVLLDRLARPKRFWRAWSNLGVGIALVVMVGMFAFLIQAAMTALSTPQMTSSAVRQPRNVLVIPGVNDFLPLAATPGIVFGLLVGLVVHEGGHGLLCRVEDIDIDSMGVAMLAVLPVGAFVEPDQESSKAASRGGQTRMFAAGVTNNFAITLLAFALLFGPVVGAIGVAPGAAVGGVAPDSPAADAGIEPNDRITAIDGTAVEGNDDLADRLEAADGEEVTVELNGEETVSVDRSLLVTAAMDDGPTGLTAGDEIRAVDGQTIATERGFMDAVGDDERVTLTIDPASGDERVEREVPIGAAVSVAADGPLERETGPTDETFVITRFDGERIQTYGDLAPILEDSEPDQQVEVAGYFGDERETYTVTLDEHPRADSGFLGIQGQPGTSGIAMNDIGVQLYPAGEYLGLLGGDGETRFGPITDTFLGKIVITIMLPVLGVSGAMPFNFAGFTGGVQNFYETQGALGAFGDGTVFVLANLLFWTGWINIQLGFFNCIPAFPLDGGHILRTSTEAIVSRLPIDATRGMVRVVTTAIGVTMLVSFLMLLFGPELFSG; the protein is encoded by the coding sequence ATGGATCACGGTTCGTTCGCGTTCGTCTCACCGCCCGAAATATTCGGCTCGGAACTCGTCACGTGGGTTCTGGTCGGCCTCCTCCTCTACTGGGTCGCGATAATCGCCGTCCGGAACGCCGGCTATCTCCCCGACTACATTGGTACGCAGGGTCCGATTCTCACGTTCCACACCAAACGCGGACGAGTGCTGCTCGATCGCCTCGCTCGTCCGAAGCGGTTCTGGCGGGCGTGGTCGAACCTCGGCGTCGGAATCGCGCTGGTCGTGATGGTGGGCATGTTCGCGTTTCTCATCCAGGCGGCGATGACCGCACTCTCGACGCCACAGATGACGTCGTCCGCGGTTCGACAGCCGCGCAACGTCCTCGTCATCCCCGGCGTCAACGACTTCCTGCCGCTCGCCGCCACGCCCGGCATCGTCTTCGGCCTGCTCGTTGGCCTCGTCGTCCACGAGGGCGGTCACGGCCTGCTCTGTCGCGTCGAGGACATCGACATCGACTCGATGGGGGTCGCGATGCTCGCGGTCCTTCCGGTCGGCGCGTTCGTCGAACCCGATCAGGAAAGCAGCAAGGCGGCCTCTCGCGGCGGCCAGACGCGGATGTTCGCCGCCGGCGTCACGAACAACTTCGCGATCACGCTGCTGGCCTTCGCGCTGCTGTTCGGACCGGTCGTCGGCGCGATCGGCGTCGCGCCCGGTGCCGCCGTCGGCGGCGTCGCACCCGATTCGCCCGCCGCCGACGCCGGCATCGAACCGAACGACCGCATTACGGCGATCGACGGCACCGCAGTCGAGGGCAACGACGACCTCGCTGATCGGCTCGAGGCCGCCGACGGCGAGGAAGTGACAGTCGAACTCAACGGCGAGGAAACGGTGAGCGTCGATCGATCGCTGCTCGTGACCGCGGCGATGGACGATGGCCCGACGGGACTCACTGCCGGTGACGAGATCCGTGCGGTCGACGGCCAGACGATCGCGACCGAACGGGGATTCATGGACGCCGTCGGTGACGACGAGCGAGTGACGCTGACGATCGACCCCGCGAGCGGCGACGAGCGCGTCGAACGCGAGGTACCGATCGGCGCAGCCGTCTCGGTCGCCGCCGACGGGCCGCTCGAGCGCGAAACCGGGCCGACCGACGAGACGTTCGTCATCACTCGCTTCGACGGCGAGCGCATCCAGACCTACGGAGACCTCGCTCCCATCCTCGAGGACAGCGAGCCCGATCAGCAGGTCGAGGTGGCGGGCTACTTCGGCGACGAACGCGAGACCTACACCGTGACGCTCGACGAGCATCCGCGGGCCGATAGCGGGTTCCTCGGAATTCAGGGCCAGCCGGGAACGTCCGGCATCGCGATGAACGATATCGGCGTCCAACTCTATCCCGCAGGCGAGTATCTGGGGCTGCTCGGCGGCGACGGCGAGACGCGGTTCGGTCCCATTACCGACACCTTCCTCGGAAAGATCGTGATCACGATCATGCTGCCGGTCCTCGGGGTCAGCGGTGCGATGCCGTTCAACTTCGCCGGCTTCACCGGCGGGGTCCAGAACTTCTACGAGACTCAGGGAGCGCTCGGTGCGTTCGGCGACGGGACCGTCTTCGTGCTGGCGAACCTGCTGTTCTGGACCGGCTGGATCAACATTCAGCTCGGCTTTTTCAACTGCATCCCGGCGTTCCCGCTCGACGGCGGCCACATCCTCCGGACGAGTACGGAGGCGATCGTCTCCCGGTTACCGATCGACGCGACCCGCGGAATGGTCCGCGTGGTGACGACGGCGATCGGCGTGACGATGCTCGTGAGCTTCCTCATGTTGCTGTTCGGCCCGGAACTGTTCTCGGGTTGA
- a CDS encoding molybdopterin synthase, protein MHVLGVREEGADDDALEDVVDRVVDRLAERGRVGVVRYDATIADGTHARESTTLGGDVTYELGVDGDWTASGTGMSVDDALDSLATDCEYAVVVGVPMLQYPSIAVGSAAATERDGDETVLAAVRGPGDLELDDLVTALESTEPHESLESLVARVKRSPRADRAGAIATFTGRVRAKDSADDERTQYLEFEKYEGVADERMAALEADLEARDGIFDVELYHRTGIVEDGEDIVFVVVLAGHREEAFRTVEDGINRLKDEVPLFKKEVTIEDEFWVHERS, encoded by the coding sequence ATGCACGTACTCGGTGTTCGGGAAGAGGGGGCCGACGACGACGCGCTCGAGGACGTCGTCGATCGAGTCGTCGATCGGCTCGCCGAACGGGGGCGCGTCGGGGTCGTCAGGTACGACGCGACGATCGCGGACGGGACGCACGCACGCGAGTCGACGACGCTCGGCGGCGACGTCACGTACGAACTGGGCGTGGACGGCGACTGGACCGCCTCGGGGACGGGGATGTCCGTCGACGACGCGCTCGATAGTCTGGCGACCGACTGCGAGTACGCAGTCGTCGTGGGCGTTCCGATGCTTCAGTATCCCTCGATCGCCGTGGGCTCGGCCGCTGCGACCGAGCGGGACGGCGACGAGACGGTTCTCGCCGCCGTCCGCGGACCCGGCGATCTCGAGCTCGACGATCTCGTGACGGCCCTCGAGTCGACCGAACCCCACGAGAGCCTCGAGTCGCTGGTCGCTCGCGTCAAACGATCGCCGCGAGCCGATCGGGCGGGCGCGATCGCGACGTTTACCGGGCGAGTCCGCGCCAAAGACAGCGCGGACGACGAACGCACCCAGTACCTCGAGTTCGAGAAGTACGAGGGCGTCGCCGACGAGCGGATGGCGGCACTGGAAGCCGATCTCGAGGCACGAGACGGAATTTTCGACGTCGAACTCTACCATCGAACGGGGATCGTCGAGGACGGCGAGGACATCGTCTTCGTCGTCGTGCTCGCAGGCCATCGAGAAGAGGCGTTTCGGACCGTCGAGGACGGAATCAACCGGCTGAAAGACGAGGTTCCGCTGTTCAAAAAGGAAGTAACGATCGAGGACGAATTCTGGGTCCACGAACGATCCTGA
- the thiL gene encoding thiamine-phosphate kinase, whose amino-acid sequence MDERAALGLLSDELEGAGDDAAVVDGLVVTTDMLHERTDFPDGTTRYTAGWRAVGASLSDVAAMGAPATAAVAAYAAPTFDRDELLAFVRGARDVCDRVDAEYVGGDLDGHDEFTVSTTAIGRTDDPVLRSGARPGDVVCVTGTLGRSAAALRLFERGNVDRANDLFQFEPRISAGRALAARASAMMDSSDGLARSLHQLAEASDCGFAIESERIPIDDSLRDVSDGDDDTLESATTFGEDFELVATLPEAAVPALREATDVSLSVIGSVRESADGITMDGEPLADQGYTHGD is encoded by the coding sequence ATGGACGAACGCGCGGCCCTGGGACTCCTCTCGGACGAACTCGAGGGGGCCGGCGACGATGCAGCCGTCGTCGACGGACTCGTCGTCACGACGGACATGCTCCACGAACGGACTGACTTTCCGGACGGCACGACCCGGTACACGGCCGGCTGGCGCGCCGTCGGTGCGTCCCTCTCGGACGTGGCCGCGATGGGGGCCCCGGCGACGGCCGCAGTCGCCGCCTACGCCGCACCGACCTTCGACCGCGACGAACTGCTCGCGTTCGTTCGCGGCGCACGCGACGTCTGTGATCGCGTCGACGCCGAGTACGTCGGCGGCGATCTGGACGGCCACGACGAGTTCACCGTGTCGACGACCGCGATCGGTCGGACCGACGACCCCGTTCTCCGGAGCGGGGCCCGTCCCGGTGATGTCGTCTGCGTTACCGGGACGCTCGGACGGAGCGCTGCTGCACTCCGCCTGTTCGAGCGCGGGAACGTCGACCGCGCGAACGATCTCTTCCAGTTCGAACCGCGGATCAGCGCCGGTCGGGCGCTCGCCGCCCGCGCGAGCGCGATGATGGACTCCAGCGACGGACTGGCCCGCTCGCTCCACCAGCTCGCCGAGGCCAGCGATTGCGGGTTCGCGATCGAGTCGGAGCGGATTCCGATCGACGACAGCCTCCGCGACGTCAGCGATGGCGACGACGACACGCTCGAGTCGGCGACGACCTTCGGCGAGGACTTCGAACTCGTCGCGACGCTTCCGGAAGCGGCGGTGCCGGCGCTCCGAGAGGCGACCGACGTGTCCCTATCGGTGATCGGATCGGTTCGGGAGAGCGCGGACGGAATCACGATGGACGGCGAGCCGCTCGCGGACCAGGGCTACACGCACGGTGACTGA
- the lysS gene encoding lysine--tRNA ligase, with product MSPDGDATEATADSPESDAISPYTLQREEASETRHAFWADTVADRVEERNPDEPIVVKGGISPSGVPHLGNVNEIMRGYFVAEVLRDRGHDVRQVFTADDRDPLRKLPRTLCDLGGNLVDLGEVDAGALGRNLGAPYTDIPDPFGCCDSYGDHFATIIQDSADAVDVPIDMVSNTDLYESGEFEDVTRFVLEHRDRAREVLSKYQDKVDEDYIPFNPICEECGKITETVTSIDLDGETPTVDYRCTDMDAGDQTIDGCGREGTATLREGKLPWRFEWPAQWQLLGVDFEPFGKDHAEGSWPSGQDVARNVLEIEPPVPMVYEWFTLEGEPFSSSEGNVILVSDVLELLEPEVLRYFFAKDPAKARDFSIERLDQLVDEFDRLEATYFGEVEASEDEQAFADRVYPFVVEEPREERVRLPYTFAAVLGMTDDPDLREEIARREGHIPEDAPEWAVEGALERVEQARNWARRTGNEFDYELKRTAIPEHDFDADTEAALADLADFIEAGHDPEEIQGEIYEAARRHDVDVGDFFAAGYRLFFDEEQGPKLGPFLAKVDREFVVGRLRRER from the coding sequence ATGAGTCCCGACGGCGACGCCACCGAAGCGACGGCAGATTCCCCGGAGTCGGACGCGATCAGCCCCTACACCCTCCAGCGCGAGGAAGCGAGCGAAACCCGCCACGCGTTCTGGGCCGATACGGTTGCTGATCGGGTAGAAGAACGAAACCCGGACGAGCCCATCGTCGTCAAGGGCGGCATCTCTCCGTCGGGCGTTCCCCACCTCGGGAACGTCAACGAGATCATGCGCGGCTACTTCGTCGCCGAGGTGCTGCGCGATCGCGGCCACGATGTCCGGCAGGTCTTCACCGCCGACGACCGCGACCCGCTCCGAAAACTCCCGCGGACCCTCTGTGACCTCGGGGGGAACCTCGTCGATCTCGGCGAGGTCGACGCGGGCGCGCTCGGGCGCAATCTCGGCGCACCTTATACGGACATCCCGGATCCCTTCGGCTGCTGTGACTCCTACGGCGACCACTTCGCGACGATCATCCAGGACAGCGCGGACGCGGTCGACGTCCCGATCGACATGGTCTCGAACACCGACCTGTACGAGTCCGGCGAGTTCGAGGACGTGACTCGATTCGTGCTCGAGCATCGGGACCGCGCACGCGAGGTCCTCTCGAAGTATCAGGACAAAGTCGACGAGGACTACATCCCGTTCAACCCGATCTGCGAGGAGTGCGGGAAGATCACGGAGACGGTGACGAGCATTGATTTGGACGGCGAGACGCCGACCGTCGACTACCGCTGTACCGATATGGACGCCGGCGACCAGACCATCGACGGCTGCGGCCGCGAGGGTACCGCCACGCTGCGCGAGGGCAAACTCCCCTGGCGCTTCGAGTGGCCCGCCCAGTGGCAATTACTGGGCGTCGACTTCGAACCCTTCGGCAAGGACCACGCCGAAGGCTCCTGGCCCAGCGGGCAAGACGTCGCCCGGAACGTCCTCGAGATCGAGCCCCCGGTCCCGATGGTCTACGAGTGGTTCACCCTCGAGGGCGAGCCCTTTTCCTCCTCCGAGGGGAACGTCATCCTCGTCTCGGACGTCCTCGAACTGCTCGAGCCCGAGGTGCTGCGGTACTTCTTCGCGAAGGACCCCGCGAAGGCCCGGGACTTCAGCATCGAGCGACTCGATCAACTGGTCGACGAGTTCGACCGGCTCGAGGCGACCTACTTCGGCGAAGTCGAGGCCAGCGAGGACGAACAGGCGTTCGCCGACCGCGTCTACCCCTTCGTGGTCGAAGAGCCTCGAGAAGAGCGCGTCCGACTCCCATACACCTTCGCCGCGGTGCTCGGCATGACCGACGACCCCGACCTGCGCGAGGAGATCGCCCGGCGCGAGGGCCACATTCCCGAGGACGCCCCCGAGTGGGCCGTCGAGGGTGCCCTCGAGCGGGTCGAGCAGGCCCGCAACTGGGCGCGTCGGACGGGCAACGAGTTCGATTACGAACTCAAGCGGACCGCGATCCCGGAGCACGACTTCGATGCGGACACCGAGGCCGCGCTCGCGGACCTGGCCGACTTCATCGAGGCGGGCCACGACCCCGAGGAGATTCAGGGCGAGATCTACGAAGCCGCGAGGCGCCACGACGTCGACGTCGGGGACTTCTTCGCGGCGGGTTACCGGCTCTTCTTCGACGAGGAGCAGGGCCCGAAGCTCGGTCCGTTCCTCGCGAAGGTCGACCGGGAGTTCGTTGTCGGGCGGCTTCGCCGCGAACGCTAA
- a CDS encoding site-2 protease family protein, which produces MDDVDRSGFGAAGRGGRSLEDGPPIDRIESVFSIYEVHREDDRLVYYGDPLTNPNRVMEELWPEFRAHGYDANLETRHGEYVLVAEPTTVGVDGIPWTNLVLLFATVCSTLFAGAMWYQIDPFTDPAAIWRAWPFTVAILGVLGVHEMGHYVMSRYHQVDASLPYFIPVPTLIGTMGAVIKMKGRMPDRKALFDIGVAGPLAGLVATVVVTVIGLHLPPVTVSQAVVQDPNAIRIELGYPPLLELLAAGFDRPLYRNDPATSVNPVVVGAWVGMFVTFLNLIPVGQLDGGHILRAMVGDFQETIAALVPGALFALAGYLYYFQEYNLNTVGVWVIWGFLTTLFASMGPATPVRDDRLDLGRSVLGAVTFGLGLLCFMPIPVVVTGP; this is translated from the coding sequence ATGGACGATGTCGATCGGTCCGGGTTCGGCGCGGCGGGACGCGGCGGACGCTCGCTCGAGGACGGGCCGCCGATCGATCGTATCGAGTCGGTGTTTTCGATCTACGAGGTTCACCGGGAGGACGACCGACTGGTGTACTACGGTGACCCGCTCACAAACCCTAACCGGGTGATGGAAGAGCTCTGGCCCGAGTTCCGTGCTCACGGGTACGACGCGAACCTCGAGACGCGACACGGCGAGTACGTCCTCGTCGCCGAGCCGACGACCGTCGGCGTCGACGGGATTCCGTGGACGAACCTCGTACTCTTGTTCGCGACGGTGTGTTCGACGCTCTTTGCCGGCGCGATGTGGTACCAGATCGATCCGTTCACCGACCCGGCGGCGATCTGGCGGGCCTGGCCGTTCACCGTCGCGATCCTCGGGGTGCTCGGCGTCCACGAGATGGGCCACTACGTGATGAGTCGATATCATCAGGTCGACGCCTCGCTTCCCTACTTCATTCCGGTCCCGACGCTCATCGGGACGATGGGTGCGGTCATCAAGATGAAAGGCCGGATGCCCGACCGCAAGGCGCTGTTCGATATCGGCGTCGCCGGGCCGCTGGCCGGCCTCGTCGCGACCGTCGTCGTGACCGTGATCGGGCTCCACCTCCCGCCCGTAACCGTCTCACAGGCGGTCGTCCAGGATCCGAACGCCATACGGATCGAACTGGGGTATCCACCGCTGCTCGAGTTGCTGGCGGCCGGGTTCGATCGGCCGCTGTACCGGAACGATCCCGCGACGAGCGTGAATCCGGTCGTCGTCGGCGCGTGGGTCGGAATGTTCGTTACCTTCCTCAACCTGATTCCGGTCGGCCAACTCGACGGCGGCCACATCCTCCGGGCGATGGTCGGTGACTTCCAGGAGACGATCGCGGCGCTCGTGCCGGGCGCGCTGTTTGCGCTCGCCGGCTATCTCTACTATTTCCAGGAGTACAACCTGAACACGGTCGGCGTCTGGGTCATCTGGGGGTTTTTGACGACGCTGTTCGCGTCGATGGGGCCCGCAACGCCGGTGCGAGACGACCGACTGGATCTCGGACGGTCCGTTCTGGGAGCCGTCACGTTCGGCCTGGGATTGCTCTGTTTCATGCCGATTCCAGTTGTGGTCACCGGCCCGTAG
- the pyrH gene encoding UMP kinase: MKVVVSIGGSVLVPEPGADRVAEHAGVIEDLISEGCRIGAVVGGGGVAREYISAARDLGANEIELDQLGIDVTRLNARLLIAALSEESVTAPALDYEEASEALRRDDICIMGGVAPAQTTDAVGAALAEYIDADLLVYATSVPGVYSADPNEDDDATKYDHLSAAELVDAIAGLEMNAGASAPVDLLAAKIIERSGMRTIVLDGTDPERIARAVRFGDHEGTDIVPEGAGAEPTYWASDEE; this comes from the coding sequence ATGAAAGTGGTCGTCTCTATCGGCGGGAGCGTCCTCGTCCCCGAGCCGGGCGCGGATCGGGTGGCCGAGCACGCTGGCGTCATCGAAGACCTCATTTCGGAGGGGTGTCGGATCGGTGCCGTCGTCGGAGGCGGCGGCGTCGCTCGCGAGTATATCTCGGCCGCTCGAGACCTCGGAGCGAACGAAATCGAACTCGATCAGCTCGGGATCGACGTCACGCGACTCAACGCTCGCCTGCTCATCGCCGCGCTGAGCGAGGAGTCCGTGACCGCACCCGCGCTCGATTACGAGGAGGCCAGCGAGGCGCTCCGCCGGGACGATATCTGTATTATGGGCGGTGTCGCGCCGGCCCAGACCACCGACGCCGTCGGGGCCGCCCTCGCGGAGTACATCGACGCCGACCTGCTCGTCTATGCAACGAGCGTTCCCGGCGTCTACAGCGCCGATCCGAACGAGGACGACGACGCGACCAAGTACGACCACCTCTCCGCGGCGGAGCTGGTCGACGCCATCGCCGGCCTCGAGATGAACGCCGGCGCGTCCGCACCGGTCGACCTCCTGGCGGCGAAGATCATCGAGCGTTCGGGAATGCGAACGATCGTGCTCGACGGCACTGACCCGGAGCGGATCGCGCGTGCGGTCCGATTCGGCGACCACGAGGGGACGGACATCGTCCCTGAGGGTGCCGGCGCGGAACCGACCTACTGGGCGAGTGACGAAGAATGA
- a CDS encoding DUF7411 family protein: protein MELGLLYSGGKDSTLAALLLEDFYDVTLLTAHFGVSDDWKHARKTADAAGFDFERLECDPDVAREAADRIREDGFPRNGIQLVHTHALEQLADRAFDAIADGTRRDDRVPTVSRAQAQSLEDRHDVDYIAPLSGFGRSAVDRLVEARLDVTVGPSEEIDRADYEAELRSIIAAEDGPEAIEECFPDHHQTYVTDVR from the coding sequence ATGGAGCTCGGACTGCTCTACAGCGGCGGCAAGGACTCGACGCTCGCCGCGCTCTTGCTCGAGGACTTTTACGACGTGACGCTACTGACGGCTCACTTCGGCGTCAGTGACGATTGGAAGCACGCCCGAAAGACGGCCGACGCCGCCGGCTTCGATTTCGAACGGCTCGAGTGCGACCCAGACGTCGCCCGCGAGGCCGCCGACCGGATTCGCGAGGACGGCTTTCCGCGCAACGGCATTCAACTGGTCCACACGCACGCGCTGGAACAGCTCGCGGACCGAGCGTTCGACGCGATCGCCGACGGGACGCGCCGCGACGACCGCGTCCCGACCGTCTCGCGGGCGCAGGCCCAGAGCCTCGAGGATCGCCACGACGTCGACTACATCGCGCCGCTGTCGGGCTTCGGCCGATCGGCCGTCGATCGGCTCGTCGAGGCGCGGTTGGACGTGACCGTCGGGCCGAGCGAGGAGATCGACCGGGCCGATTACGAGGCTGAGCTCCGGTCGATTATCGCCGCCGAAGACGGTCCCGAGGCGATCGAGGAGTGTTTCCCCGATCACCACCAGACGTACGTGACGGACGTCCGATGA